From a region of the Coffea arabica cultivar ET-39 chromosome 3e, Coffea Arabica ET-39 HiFi, whole genome shotgun sequence genome:
- the LOC113737968 gene encoding uncharacterized protein isoform X1 has product MAFTKMAEEDGQILIKNHQKKTKIEENGDWSSRFPCIGDNLCDGGYIDIVESRVKKRKRRKKLDKEEEDKFTVEKGHDLPIESVKKQDPLVVLGYDIMLMIFGYLDARSVVLSLLASCRWHGVACSDRLWAPKCEELWHGKAHISRISKFRGLSKLAAYSLSTLDGKRTRIMRDNLCDHIWEFRFTEGQESPCTFISIKMEAKLQT; this is encoded by the exons ATGGCCTTCACAAAAATGGCTGAGGAAGATGGccaaatattgataaaaaatcACCAGAAAAAGactaaaattgaagaaaatggaGATTGGTCATCAAGATTTCCTTGTATTGGGGACAATCTATGTGATGGTGGATACATTGATATTGTAGAAAGCAgagtgaagaagagaaaaagaaggaagaaattggataaagaagaagaagataaattcACAGTTGAAAAGGGTCATGATTTGCCAATTGAATCAGTGAAGAAGCAGGACCCTTTGGTTGTACTTGGCTATGATATCATGCTTATGATATTCGGCTACCTTGACGCACGCAGCGTGGTACTATCTCTCCTTGCCTCTTGTAGATGGCATGGAGTTGCTTGCAGTGATAGACTCTGGGCTCCCAAG TGTGAGGAGTTATGGCATGGTAAAGCTCACATATCTCGCATATCAAAATTCCGGGGATTGTCAAAGTTAGCTGCTTACTCATTGTCCACTTTGGATGGCAAACGT ACCCGGATAATGAGGGATAACTTGTGCGATCATATCTGGGAGTTCCGTTTCACTGAG GGACAAGAAAGTCCATGCACCTTTATTTCCATCAAGATGGAAGCCAAACTACAGACCTAG
- the LOC113737968 gene encoding uncharacterized protein isoform X3, whose product MAFTKMAEEDGQILIKNHQKKTKIEENGDWSSRFPCIGDNLCDGGYIDIVESRVKKRKRRKKLDKEEEDKFTVEKGHDLPIESVKKQDPLVVLGYDIMLMIFGYLDARSVVLSLLASCRWHGVACSDRLWAPKCEELWHGKAHISRISKFRGLSKLAAYSLSTLDGKRLLMLDPDNEG is encoded by the exons ATGGCCTTCACAAAAATGGCTGAGGAAGATGGccaaatattgataaaaaatcACCAGAAAAAGactaaaattgaagaaaatggaGATTGGTCATCAAGATTTCCTTGTATTGGGGACAATCTATGTGATGGTGGATACATTGATATTGTAGAAAGCAgagtgaagaagagaaaaagaaggaagaaattggataaagaagaagaagataaattcACAGTTGAAAAGGGTCATGATTTGCCAATTGAATCAGTGAAGAAGCAGGACCCTTTGGTTGTACTTGGCTATGATATCATGCTTATGATATTCGGCTACCTTGACGCACGCAGCGTGGTACTATCTCTCCTTGCCTCTTGTAGATGGCATGGAGTTGCTTGCAGTGATAGACTCTGGGCTCCCAAG TGTGAGGAGTTATGGCATGGTAAAGCTCACATATCTCGCATATCAAAATTCCGGGGATTGTCAAAGTTAGCTGCTTACTCATTGTCCACTTTGGATGGCAAACGT TTGCTAATGTTAGACCCGGATAATGAGGGATAA
- the LOC113737968 gene encoding uncharacterized protein isoform X2 has protein sequence MAFTKMAEEDGQILIKNHQKKTKIEENGDWSSRFPCIGDNLCDGGYIDIVESRVKKRKRRKKLDKEEEDKFTVEKGHDLPIESVKKQDPLVVLGYDIMLMIFGYLDARSVVLSLLASCRWHGVACSDRLWAPKCEELWHGKAHISRISKFRGLSKLAAYSLSTLDGKRIPVLRIIISSVPDASANA, from the exons ATGGCCTTCACAAAAATGGCTGAGGAAGATGGccaaatattgataaaaaatcACCAGAAAAAGactaaaattgaagaaaatggaGATTGGTCATCAAGATTTCCTTGTATTGGGGACAATCTATGTGATGGTGGATACATTGATATTGTAGAAAGCAgagtgaagaagagaaaaagaaggaagaaattggataaagaagaagaagataaattcACAGTTGAAAAGGGTCATGATTTGCCAATTGAATCAGTGAAGAAGCAGGACCCTTTGGTTGTACTTGGCTATGATATCATGCTTATGATATTCGGCTACCTTGACGCACGCAGCGTGGTACTATCTCTCCTTGCCTCTTGTAGATGGCATGGAGTTGCTTGCAGTGATAGACTCTGGGCTCCCAAG TGTGAGGAGTTATGGCATGGTAAAGCTCACATATCTCGCATATCAAAATTCCGGGGATTGTCAAAGTTAGCTGCTTACTCATTGTCCACTTTGGATGGCAAACGT ATACCTGTGCTGAGAATAATCATCTCTTCTGTGCCTGATGCATCTGCTAATGCATAG